The sequence CATGGAGAACCTGCAGCCCACGCGGGCTCCTGTCCTGCCGGTAAGTCTAAAGGCAGAAACAAACGCGTCAATGCAGCTGAGAAGTAGAAAAGTGACACATTGGATGGTGTAAAAAGCATTTCAGTTCTTCATGTTAGATATTTGGTTTGGATATGAATGTGCTCATCAATGTATGACGAGTGATTACTTTAAAGCTTGCAGTGTTGCAGCATAGTTTTGGGCGAGCATAATCttaagtgtgtttgttttgaaatGTTGAATATTTGTATTTCATATGAactatataggcctattgtATATATGAAATACAAATGCTGAACGTGtatgatacatatatataatatgatatcaaatgaaatatatatctatataaaatgATACGAAATTAATGATATAGCCAATATAATATTTTATCATGTtggctatatataatatatataatattaatatgatataatattctAGCCTATATGACAATATACATTAAATCCATGTCCCTGGCTCGGACCAGTTCCCTTCACGTGGAAGGGCCACCTCATGTCCCCTCAGTGACCAGCAGCTGCGTCCACGGAACGTCCTCCACGTCGCTGGTCTACTCCACCATCGGACAGTGCCTGCAGGCGGCGGCTCGCCGCTGGCCGGACCGCGAAGCTGTGGTATTCCCGCAGGAAGGAGTTCGGAAAACGTTCGCCCAGTTTCAGGAAGATGTGCGTCTCAATTAGCATAGCTGTCATTTTCGGTATCCTTAATTTGACTCATTATTACGTAAGCTAATCATGTGTGAAGTGATCTAATAATTGGGGAAGTGTGCCACTGCACTGGCTTGCATAATCATGTAACCCATCTACTCTCCCTTATTGTCATTATTCTTAAACAAAAATCCACATCTGCACATTACCAACATTAATTCAAACATTAGGCTACATTCAAAACACACAAGTCATCAAAAATTTTGATTAAGGCTAAATATGACATTATGTCATTATGATCGCAGGACTTTCCCAGTAGCATTTCGCACATAATGTGAAGCGTTATCTCCTGTGGACTTTACCACCGACCTAACCGTGGCTACAAGATGATTGGTTAGTTATTAAACTGTCAGTGATTAAACTTGGCTGTTACAAGAAACAGTGAGAtgagccgcacacacacacacacacacacacacacacaaacacaaaaagtctGTTGCACACTATTATTATCATAGATTATTAGCTTCCCATCACTACAGCATTATGGATTTGAAATAGATAATGACTGCCCAACTTATGTGGTTGCAATACTAAAAAATGATGTGGGTGAAAATTGaacttatgtgtgtgttatgggaAGTCAACCTATGTTGTCGGTCTTTTTGACATTAAGTAAGATTGTGTAACGTGTGCATATCTGTGTTGGACAGGTGGACAAGACAGCGGCCGGACTCTTGGCTCTGGGCCTGAACCGAGGAGACCGGCTGGGGGTGTGGGGCCCCAACACGTACGAGTGGATCCTGTACCAGTACGCCACGGCCAAGGCGGGCATCATCATGGTGTGGAGGGTTTTACCTCACGGGTCGGGGGCAAAATGGACGGGGATGACGATCGAAAGAGACTGAGTTAGATGAATTGGAGACGTCGCCGATGTTGACGACAGTAAAAGGATGAGGTGCCCGCACACCGCTGTGTTTAATGGTGCTGCAACGTTTCCACCCGGCTTGGTCGCCCTCAGACAAATGCCATTCAACAGTGGCTCCAGCATCTATACATATTGTGTATACATACTGCATgcacaatatacacacagacaaggaAAAATGGAAAACTTACCAACACCCTTATTTACAAAATCAGCAGTGTCCGAGCACCtcattcttttttcttttcaagtTTTATCCAGCCCTTTTTTCCTTGACCTCGCAGTGGAGATgtgtacaccaccaccactgctctATGTTGACCTCATTGACTTCTGTTCTATAACTCGCATTGTGTAATGTTAAAGTTATCTGGAGGTATAATTACATAGAGTTGTTCTGAAAATGAGGCACAGCCCATTCGTCATCACAAGTTACAAACAACCTGTACATTTAAGTCATGTTGGTGGCAAATGAATTCCTTCATGCTAAATACCCGTCTGGATGAACAAACCATCGCAGccctctctcctggcttcaATCAAACGTCCGTTAACCAATATAATATCAACTTTACTTCCTTGTGCCGACTCCGCCGAAGAACAGTTGGTGTGAGCGCCCCGGCCTAGCGACTGACGTCTGGTGTGGCTGGTACCCCCCTATCAGGTTTCATAGGTCATGGGTCAGAGAGGGTATAGATCATGCCCCTGCTGGCATAAGCATCTGCTAAACGACTAAATATAAGTGCAGTAGGCTGACTGCTACCCCTGAGTACCATGAGCCAAGCCAAACATAGTTTTGTTTCGTGGAGGCTTCATTTCAGGACGATGTTGGGCTATGCGTGTCTGGACCCATCCTCACTAACTGCCAGCGCACACATGACTAGACAGCATTTAAATACATTCCAACATGTATGTCACCCCTCTCCCAGACAGTCAGCTTACTACGACAAACGTCCCGTCGACTTTACCCGACCTAGTGCCAGAATCCGATATAAATCCTTGTCATAGATGCACTGTTATCTGTTGTGACGGATCTGTATGTGTGCAGGTGTCAGTGAACCCAGCCTATCAGTTGAATGAGCTGGAGTATACAATGAGAAAGGTATGTTGAACCAGACTGGGGTGAAAGGCAAGTACACAGTTTATACAAGCATGCGATTTAACGTTTCTTGTGGGGAAAAACCTATTATTTTAGATGCCCAAAACCCTTCTTAACCCTATGTCATTGAATCCCTACTAAACATAATATCAGTCTGAGAAGAACCTTTGCACAACTTTGATCTTCTTGGTATGCATAGGTCAAGTGCAACGCAGTGGTCTGTCCTACCCGGTTTAAAACCCAGGAGTTCTGCCAGATGCTGAGAGAAATCTGCCCGGAGATAAACACAGCTGCCTCCGGAAGGATCCAAAGCTCAAGGTCTGACACAAAAAACGTTACGTACAGTTCAAAGAAATCTAAAGAAAAAGTGACTCTTCGCTTTAATACGATTGGTGTTAGAATCAAACCCATACAAATGATTGGACAGCTCCTTATGAACCTTATTTAGCTTACAGACATTTTTGTCCCATCTTTTTTCTCAATGctagctggggggagggggaaactgCAGGCGCGAtcaaaaccaagatggcggcttgTATATAATTAAGCCCTATTATCCGGCGGTTGGTGATTTAGGCTCCCAGACCTGCGGATGGTGATCGCCACGGACAGCAGACAGCCGGGGATGCTCCATGTAGAAGACGTGCTGCAGGCAGGGGAGAGCTCTCACCATAAGCAGCTCCAGGATCTGCAGAGCAAGCTGTCCTTCGACGACCCCATCAACATCCAGTTTACTTCGGTAACCCTCCATGAACCTCTCAGTGGGGCACTGCAAGCATCTGATGATTCAATGGTGGACTCATGTGACCCCGGAGTGGCACGGAATAAAACAACATCCAACCTTGGCAGAGCCATGCGGAGGATGTCTACTTGTAGATGTACTTATTCTATGGACATAGGCCAGGTTGTGTATATGCCAGACTCTTGGAAGCCAATAAAATGTTTGGGGCTTGTCCACCCGGGCCTCGTTTGGTACATCCCTGGCATGCATCGATAACCTTGTTGAAAAGACATGGAAGTTCAGAAACATTGCATCGTTTGACTTCTGTCATTTTTCTATTATAGGGCACAACAGGAAGTCCAAAAGGAGCCACGCTGAGCCATCACAATATCATCAACAACGCCTTTTTCGTGGGTCAGCGCGTTGGTTATGGATGGAGGGTGAGCCCCTATTTCTGTCTGCCTCATCAACTCATCTTTACTGCGATGTTAATGAATGCTTCACCAAATGAGCCCACCCTGTGTGTCCTGGCTAGCCGAGTGTGCGGCTGTGCCTGCCGGTACCGCTGTACCACTGCTTCGGCTCGGTGCTGGGAGGGATGTGCTTAGCCACGCACGGGATCACGCTGGTCTTCCCGTCCGCCGGCTTCAACAGCCGTGCCAACCTGCAGGCCATCCAGGACGAGAGGTACAGCCAAACACTAGGCCTCAAAAATCATCTTATCAAAGATTGCTTTTTTGATGGGGTTTTGGTGTATGCTTTTTGGAAGGTATTGGAATCCATGCGTGTTTCCCCTCAAAGGTGTAACTTCCTGTACGGAACACCCACGATGTTCATCGACATGCTCAGCCAACCTGACCTCCAGCAATTCGACCTTTCATCAGTAGAAGCCGGTGAGAGGGATTCTGCTACAGTTTTCTAAGTTCTTTACTGGTTGATTGTACCGTGAAATCACAGATGACCTGATCTGTAAAGGTTGTTCTTTTCACTGCCGTGCTGTGGTATTTGGAAAACACCAACAGCAtcaaaaataacagtgttaggCAATGGACTGCGCTGTGTGTCACGCTATAAGTAAACCTGCAAAACGGGTCTGTAATGGAAACGGAGCACATGGTTTCAGTTGGGGATGATATTCATACCTTGCATTACTGGATGATGCAATTTAAACAATGTCTGTGGTTCTTCTCTGCTTCAGGAATCATGGCTGGATCCCCCTGTCCTCCAGAGATTATGAGGAAACTTAAAGTGGATCTGAACATTCAAGAAATGACGGTAAGCATGACTTGTGGAGTATACAGACCTAACCATTGGTTACATCCTGTGATGCATAAGTAACGTTTATGCTGCCATATCAAATATGAGTGTGATTACATTTCAGTATTATTTTAGGTTAAGTAAAGGCTTTAGCTTGGAGGTGGTTCAGCAATCACTTTAATATGCTAGATTACTCAGATATATAATACGTGtatatatatcaaataataaaaaattaacaAGGCAGTTACCGCATACACTATCGATGATGTAAAGTGTTAGGTTAGGACTTCTAACAATaaattctgtattttatttcattcttTTAACAGATAGCCTACGGGACCACAGAGACCAGCCCGGTCACGTTCCTGGGGTTCCCGTCCGACCGAGAGGAGTTGAAGATCAACACCATCGGATGCATCATGGACCACACCGAGGCACTCCTTCTACTGACCTCTCTAGTTCCCACCTTTAAACGGGCCGGCGTCTGTTGCTAaggggcctctctctctctctctctctctgtgtgtcctcGCGACAGGCGAAGGTGGTGGACCCCTCTACAGAAGAGATGGTTCCTCTGGGGGAGTCCGGGGAGCTTCTCATCAGGGGGTACTGCGTGATGCTGGGGTACTGGGACGACCTCAAAAAGACCTCAGAGGTCATCTCTCCCAGCCGCTGGTACAAGACCGGGTAGGATGACCGCCCGCATCCTACCAGTAGGCGTTCATGAGCAGGAGAccaactcctacctgctcccaaatggcctgtatctgaattcactgtttttattatttCGATTTGGT comes from Gadus macrocephalus chromosome 2, ASM3116895v1 and encodes:
- the LOC132471836 gene encoding medium-chain acyl-CoA ligase ACSF2, mitochondrial-like translates to MAVQGSTPLLRLYRHRFGFLGVRQLLHGTWRTCSPRGLLSCRSLHVEGPPHVPSVTSSCVHGTSSTSLVYSTIGQCLQAAARRWPDREAVVFPQEGVRKTFAQFQEDVDKTAAGLLALGLNRGDRLGVWGPNTYEWILYQYATAKAGIIMVSVNPAYQLNELEYTMRKVKCNAVVCPTRFKTQEFCQMLREICPEINTAASGRIQSSRLPDLRMVIATDSRQPGMLHVEDVLQAGESSHHKQLQDLQSKLSFDDPINIQFTSGTTGSPKGATLSHHNIINNAFFVGQRVGYGWRPSVRLCLPVPLYHCFGSVLGGMCLATHGITLVFPSAGFNSRANLQAIQDERCNFLYGTPTMFIDMLSQPDLQQFDLSSVEAGIMAGSPCPPEIMRKLKVDLNIQEMTIAYGTTETSPVTFLGFPSDREELKINTIGCIMDHTEAKVVDPSTEEMVPLGESGELLIRGYCVMLGYWDDLKKTSEVISPSRWYKTGDIASLNSLGYCRIEGRIKDLIIRGGENIYPAEIEQFLHTHPKVQEAQVIGVKDERLGELVCACIKLKDGQTSSVEELRDFCKGQISHFKIPHYVMFVNSFPLTVSGKIKKNNLREEIEKKLDMKQKV